A DNA window from Helianthus annuus cultivar XRQ/B chromosome 15, HanXRQr2.0-SUNRISE, whole genome shotgun sequence contains the following coding sequences:
- the LOC110914388 gene encoding uncharacterized protein LOC110914388, whose protein sequence is MNRVNAISDMIQKEEFNAMSQIAIANNEDVEDVLEEEPVDCIESETDDELEDGIGDETQTDGDGTSYVKFMRELGIDSFNDKEEFVRAIKLYNIKTHKHFEVVESRPDIWSIKCKLHKQGCKWKLRACKHKRSGCFDITKYTGPHTCLHSKITQDHPNLDASLIAQEIQHLIKEQPSISISALRAEVIDKLGYTPSYKKVWLGKQKAIERVFGDWDESYIILPKFMEALKKFNPGTIAEWCVLRRTGVEQVEFRRVFWAFNPSILGFKHCRPVISIDATHLYGKYKGKLMIAMGVDGNNQILPLAFAIVENESYASWSWFLSHVKKHVVKDTKRICLISDRHAGILKAVNEQGSPWYCLMHFINNFNDKFRNSQLKALAYRAGSQNQIRKFNSIMEEIGKINRKARQWLEQHAFDKWTLAHDGRKRYGLLTTNLSEIFNSVLKVARFLPITSCVQLTFYRLVHYFDVRRPMGSNAQDNGDMYTPHILAKQAASMSKAGAHSLRLNAGYLESRLGYFRNPPKNLGCQI, encoded by the exons ATGAATAGGGTTAATGCAATATCAGACATGATTCAAAAGGAGGAATTTAACGCGATGTCTCAGATTGCTATTGCAAATAATGAAGATGTGGAAGATGTGTTAGAAGAAGAGCCTGTAGACTGCATTGAAAGTGAAACGGATGATGAGTTAGAAGATGGAATTGGAGATGAAACTCAAACGGATGGAGATGGAACTTCATATG TAAAATTTATGCGTGAGTTGGGAATTGATTCTTTCAATGACAAGGAAGAATTTGTTAGGGCTATCAAGCTCTACAatatcaaaacacacaaacatTTTGAGGTTGTTGAATCACGTCCAGACATTTGGTCTATCAAATGTAAGTTACATAAACAAGGCTGTAAATGGAAACTTCGTGCATGTAAACATAAACGTAGTGGATGTTTTGACATCACAAAGTATACTGGTCCACATACTTGTTTGCATTCTAAGATTACCCAAGACCATCCAAACCTAGATGCAAGCTTGATCGCCCAAGAAATACAACACCTTATAAAAGAGCAACCTTCTATTAGCATTAGTGCTTTGAGAGCCGAAGTAATTGATAAGTTGGGCTATACTCCTTCATACAAGAAGGTTTGGTTAGGAAAACAAAAGGCAATTGAACGTGTCTTTGGGGATTGGGATGAATCTTATATTATCTTACCTAAGTTTATGGAGGCACTTAAAAAGTTCAATCCAGGGACCATAGCTGAATGGTGTGTTTTGAGACGGACTGGTGTAGAGCAGGTTGAATTTAGACGTGTGTTTTGGGCATTTAATCCTTCTATCCTTGGATTTAAGCATTGTCGGCCAGTGATTAGCATTGATGCCACACATTTGTATGGCAAGTATAAAGGTAAGTTGATGATTGCAATGGGAGTTGATGGTAATAATCAGATATTGCCACTTGCATTTGCTATTGTTGAAAATGAATCTTACGCTAGTTGGAGTTGGTTTCTTTCTCATGTTAAGAAACATGTGGTGAAAGATACCAAAAGGATATGTCTAATCTCTGATCGTCATGCTGGAATTCTAAAGGCAGTTAATGAACAAGGATCTCCTTG GTATTGCTTAATGCATTTTATCAACAACTTTAATGATAAGTTTCGTAACTCTCAATTGAAAGCTTTAGCTTACCGTGCTGGGAGTCAGAATCAGATTAGAAAGTTTAACTCTATTATGGAGGAAATTGGAAAAATAAACCGAAAAGCTCGCCAGTGGCTTGAGCAACACGCATTTGACAAATGGACGCTTGCACATGATGGTAGAAAGCGTTATGGGCTACTCACAACAAATTTGTCAGAGATTTTTAATAGTGTACTTAAAGTTGCTCGTTTCCTACCGATCACATCATGTGTTCAACTTACATTTTATAGACTAGTACATTACTTTGATGTGAGACGTCCCATGGGATCTAATGCTCAAGATAATGGAGATATGTATACTCCCCATATTTTGGCCAAACAAGCAGCTTCAATGTCAAAAGCTGGTGCACATTCTTTGAG gttaaaCGCAGGTTATCTCGAATCAAGATTAGGCTACTTTAGAAACCCACCTAAAAATCTTGGTTGTCAGATTTGA